A portion of the Chloroflexi bacterium ADurb.Bin180 genome contains these proteins:
- a CDS encoding DNA gyrase inhibitor translates to MENKPLAELQVEIRYLPSLRVVCLAFKPEGEDQNPRAAIRQHFERVQEWVKTLGRDPYRQVTVGEVVSVEERLLRYDCCLEVPEGTPDPPKGMRLKRLYGGRYAVMTVKKDAEAISESIRRFHEEYVPQNQLRIDAARPTFEYYWADSIEYCAPLLDE, encoded by the coding sequence ATGGAGAACAAACCGCTGGCCGAACTGCAAGTCGAGATCCGCTACCTGCCTTCGTTGAGGGTGGTCTGCCTGGCATTCAAGCCAGAGGGGGAGGACCAGAACCCCCGGGCGGCCATCCGGCAGCATTTTGAGCGCGTGCAGGAGTGGGTCAAGACGCTCGGCCGCGATCCTTACCGTCAGGTGACGGTGGGCGAGGTCGTGTCAGTAGAAGAGCGGCTGCTGCGCTACGACTGCTGCCTGGAGGTGCCAGAAGGCACCCCGGACCCGCCAAAGGGCATGCGCCTGAAGAGGCTGTACGGCGGGCGTTACGCGGTGATGACGGTGAAGAAGGACGCGGAGGCGATCAGCGAGAGCATTCGCCGCTTTCACGAAGAGTACGTGCCGCAGAACCAGCTCAGGATCGACGCGGCCCGGCCCACCTTTGAGTACTACTGGGCCGACAGCATCGAGTACTGCGCGCCGCTGCTGGACGAGTAG